The Bordetella sp. FB-8 genome includes a window with the following:
- the ybeY gene encoding rRNA maturation RNase YbeY: MSNKRGAPKQAAEPGAASLALAVHYAAPEPRLPRWRLRRWAGYALQTAAADGLTDFARVELSLRLVGLAEGRRLNRDFRGRDYATNVLTFEYGVDPEGAARGDVVICAPILAREAREQRKPFLHHAAHLTIHGVLHALGYDHLNKHDAQRMEGLEIQALARIGIADPYITA; encoded by the coding sequence ATGAGCAATAAGCGGGGCGCGCCCAAGCAGGCCGCTGAGCCAGGAGCCGCGTCGCTCGCCCTTGCCGTGCACTACGCCGCCCCCGAGCCGCGCCTGCCGCGCTGGCGCCTGCGCCGCTGGGCCGGCTACGCTCTGCAAACCGCGGCGGCCGACGGCCTGACCGATTTCGCGCGCGTCGAGCTCAGCCTGCGCCTGGTTGGCCTGGCCGAAGGCCGAAGGCTCAACCGCGATTTCCGCGGGCGCGACTACGCCACCAACGTGCTCACTTTCGAATACGGCGTCGACCCCGAAGGCGCTGCGCGCGGCGACGTCGTCATCTGCGCCCCGATACTGGCGCGCGAAGCGCGCGAGCAGCGCAAGCCGTTCCTGCACCACGCCGCCCACCTGACCATTCACGGCGTGCTGCACGCGCTGGGTTACGACCACCTGAACAAACACGACGCGCAGCGCATGGAAGGCCTCGAAATCCAGGCCCTGGCACGCATCGGCATCGCCGACCCCTACATCACCGCGTAA
- a CDS encoding site-specific integrase produces the protein MTVAQLLDRYVKEEAAHKASGSDDGQRAGTLKRALGGYGAANLTPTHLREYQLARCRVRAPQTVVHELNLLHRAYVIAVEEWGLVLPRGIPSTRRPKLPEGRQRRVPEHEVQAIIEDTASVELKVIVPLAVETAMRRGEMLGIQPHHVRLDKRTVLLPKTKNGEPRTIPLSTRAHALLSEWIEALPEGHSGPLFKITGRCLTQAFLRACRRLGFPDLRFHDLRHEATSRLFERGLNVIEVSRITGHKSLAMLNRYTHLDVGSLVDKLG, from the coding sequence ATGACGGTGGCACAACTGCTAGACCGCTACGTGAAGGAGGAGGCCGCACACAAGGCGTCCGGGTCGGATGACGGACAGCGGGCTGGGACGCTCAAGAGGGCGCTAGGAGGCTACGGCGCGGCCAACCTTACGCCTACCCACCTCCGGGAGTATCAGCTTGCCAGATGCCGCGTACGCGCCCCGCAGACGGTTGTGCATGAGTTGAACCTTTTGCACCGGGCTTACGTGATCGCAGTCGAGGAGTGGGGCCTTGTGCTGCCCAGGGGCATCCCCAGCACGCGACGGCCTAAGCTGCCGGAAGGACGCCAGCGGCGTGTCCCGGAGCATGAGGTCCAGGCCATTATCGAGGACACGGCCTCGGTCGAGCTGAAGGTAATAGTCCCGCTGGCTGTTGAAACCGCGATGCGACGAGGGGAGATGCTGGGGATACAGCCGCATCATGTGCGCCTGGACAAGCGTACCGTTCTGCTGCCTAAGACCAAGAACGGGGAGCCTCGGACCATACCGCTATCGACACGGGCGCACGCTCTGCTGTCCGAGTGGATAGAGGCCCTGCCGGAGGGGCATAGTGGCCCGCTGTTCAAGATCACGGGGCGGTGCCTTACTCAGGCGTTCTTACGGGCATGCCGCCGCCTGGGTTTTCCTGATCTGCGATTCCATGACCTGCGCCACGAGGCCACGAGCCGCCTGTTTGAGCGCGGGCTTAACGTGATTGAGGTGTCCCGGATCACAGGGCACAAGTCCCTGGCGATGCTCAACAGGTACACGCACCTCGACGTGGGCAGCTTGGTGGACAAGCTGGGTTAG
- a CDS encoding PhoH family protein — protein MSTARTSAKKARSMPVVVNLDGDNTHLSNLCGPLDENLRQLAHGMGVQLARRGSRVMLEGAQAPLAARALRRFFDQATHRVLSVDDIQLGLVEIGMNRPSGVPDVDPSETHAANGAGANGTDGIDLPPAGEDTGFALRTRRSDLRPRTPRQRDYLNQILKHDITFGVGPAGTGKTWLAVACAIDALERETVQRLVLTRPAVEAGERLGFLPGDLAQKVDPYLRPLYDALYDLMGFDKVQKLFEKQTIEIAPLAYMRGRTLNHAFVILDEAQNTTPEQMKMFLTRIGFGSKAVITGDPSQVDLPRGQQSGLTHALHVLEGVQGIESTRFTSRDVVRHPLVARIVDAYEQACADEQ, from the coding sequence ATGAGCACGGCCCGCACATCGGCAAAAAAGGCCCGCTCGATGCCCGTCGTGGTCAACCTGGACGGCGACAACACGCACCTGTCCAACCTGTGCGGCCCGCTGGACGAAAATCTGCGCCAGCTGGCCCACGGCATGGGCGTGCAACTGGCGCGCCGCGGTAGCCGCGTCATGCTCGAAGGCGCGCAGGCCCCGCTGGCAGCGCGCGCGTTGCGCCGCTTCTTCGACCAGGCCACCCATCGGGTCCTGTCCGTCGACGATATACAGCTGGGCCTGGTGGAAATCGGCATGAACCGCCCGTCCGGCGTGCCGGACGTCGACCCGTCCGAGACGCATGCGGCAAACGGGGCAGGCGCAAACGGAACCGATGGCATCGATCTGCCACCCGCTGGCGAGGACACAGGCTTTGCCCTGCGCACACGCCGCAGCGACCTGCGCCCGCGCACCCCGCGCCAGCGCGACTACCTCAACCAGATCCTCAAGCACGACATCACCTTCGGCGTGGGACCGGCCGGCACCGGCAAGACCTGGCTGGCGGTAGCCTGCGCCATCGACGCGCTCGAACGCGAGACCGTACAGCGCCTGGTGCTCACGCGCCCCGCGGTCGAGGCCGGAGAACGCCTGGGTTTTCTGCCTGGCGATCTGGCGCAAAAGGTCGACCCCTATCTGCGCCCGCTATACGACGCGCTCTACGACCTGATGGGCTTTGACAAGGTGCAGAAGCTTTTCGAGAAACAGACCATCGAGATCGCGCCGTTGGCCTATATGCGCGGGCGCACGCTCAACCACGCCTTCGTCATCCTGGACGAGGCGCAGAACACCACGCCCGAGCAGATGAAGATGTTCCTTACCCGCATCGGCTTTGGCAGCAAGGCGGTGATCACCGGCGACCCCTCGCAGGTCGACCTGCCGCGCGGCCAGCAAAGCGGCCTGACGCACGCGCTGCACGTGCTGGAAGGCGTGCAGGGCATCGAATCGACCCGATTCACCAGCCGCGACGTGGTGCGTCATCCGCTGGTGGCGCGCATCGTCGATGCCTACGAACAGGCCTGCGCCGATGAGCAATAA
- a CDS encoding HlyC/CorC family transporter has product MSDPYPAADANARPAKASGKSLIDRVLSLVRREPEDREGIKSFLEAAHERKLLDAEAYSMIKGALAVSERTVADIMVPRPRMDLLDVAQSLPQLLATIIETGHSRFPVYEDDRDNILGILLAKELLRCMLEPDLDIRALLRPAMFIPESKRLNVLLHDFQQGSIHQAIVIDEHGGISGLVTMEDVLEEIVGDIEDEFDEDDEESIFPEGENQWRLMASTQIDHFNEVFRTRLPDDDYDSVGGWLGGQLGRIPKRGDSATYGDLRLEVIRADARRALWLRARRLPPTRSAPADNAIA; this is encoded by the coding sequence ATGTCAGACCCATACCCTGCTGCCGACGCGAACGCGCGTCCCGCCAAAGCCTCCGGCAAGTCCCTGATCGATCGCGTGCTGTCCCTCGTGCGCCGCGAGCCCGAAGATCGCGAAGGCATCAAATCTTTCCTCGAAGCGGCCCACGAGCGCAAGCTGCTCGATGCGGAAGCCTACAGCATGATCAAGGGTGCCCTGGCGGTGTCCGAGCGCACCGTGGCCGACATCATGGTGCCGCGCCCACGTATGGACCTGCTCGATGTCGCGCAGTCCCTGCCGCAGCTGCTGGCTACCATCATCGAGACCGGCCACTCGCGCTTTCCCGTCTACGAAGACGACCGCGACAACATTCTAGGCATCCTGCTGGCCAAGGAGTTGCTGCGCTGCATGCTCGAGCCCGACCTGGACATACGCGCGCTGCTGCGCCCGGCCATGTTCATCCCCGAGTCCAAGCGCCTGAACGTGCTGCTGCATGATTTCCAGCAGGGCAGCATCCACCAGGCCATCGTCATCGACGAGCACGGCGGCATCTCGGGCTTGGTCACCATGGAAGACGTGCTCGAGGAAATCGTCGGCGACATCGAAGACGAATTCGACGAGGACGATGAAGAGTCCATCTTCCCCGAGGGCGAGAACCAGTGGCGCCTGATGGCCTCGACGCAGATCGACCATTTCAACGAGGTTTTTCGCACCAGGCTGCCCGACGACGATTACGACAGCGTCGGCGGCTGGCTGGGCGGCCAGCTCGGCCGCATCCCCAAGCGCGGCGACAGCGCCACCTACGGCGACCTGCGCCTCGAGGTCATCCGGGCCGACGCGCGCCGCGCGCTATGGCTGCGCGCACGCCGCTTGCCGCCGACCCGCTCCGCCCCAGCCGATAACGCCATCGCATGA
- a CDS encoding Sbal_3080 family lipoprotein: MKKSLLCGLLLLAGCTSINVKPLALDTGAAPKHVCIQYNPAVAVNDFLSVVTAGFERHGIKADVYKDNTPPDCQYTMTYTATRNWDIVPYMNHAELHIFKDGKQVAEAEYTHHGGFALTKYASNEEKMTPVIDELLAGIK, translated from the coding sequence ATGAAGAAGTCATTGCTTTGTGGCTTGTTGCTGCTTGCCGGTTGTACCTCTATCAACGTCAAACCCCTTGCCCTTGATACCGGCGCAGCGCCTAAGCATGTCTGCATCCAATACAACCCGGCTGTTGCCGTTAACGACTTCCTCAGCGTGGTAACGGCGGGCTTCGAGCGGCATGGCATAAAGGCCGACGTGTACAAGGACAACACGCCGCCAGACTGCCAATACACCATGACTTACACCGCGACCCGCAACTGGGACATCGTTCCCTACATGAACCACGCCGAGCTGCACATCTTCAAGGATGGGAAGCAAGTAGCCGAGGCCGAGTACACACACCACGGCGGGTTTGCGCTGACCAAGTACGCCAGCAACGAGGAAAAGATGACCCCAGTGATTGACGAGCTGCTGGCGGGGATCAAGTAG
- the miaB gene encoding tRNA (N6-isopentenyl adenosine(37)-C2)-methylthiotransferase MiaB gives MQETTLSRPGIKAGGKTKSIQGVKHGESVVSTASTATGGAPKKVYIRTFGCQMNEYDSDKMLDVLRAEHGLEPTQTPEEADVILFNTCSVREKAQEKVFSDLGRANQLKKVNPNLVIGVGGCVASQEGQAIVKRAPYVDVVFGPQTLHRLPELIDKRRALGASQVDISFPEIEKFDNMPPARIEGSTAFVSIMEGCSKYCSFCVVPYTRGEEVSRPFEDVLMEVADLADQGVKEVTLLGQNVNAYRGKMTEVGTNGGEIADFATLLEYVHEIPGIERIRYTTSHPKEMTQRMVQAYARLPKLVSFLHLPVQAGSDRVLAAMKRGYTGLEFKSVVRKLRAARPNLTLSSDFIVGFPGETEEDFEQTLKLIEDVGFDTAFSFVYSRRPGTPAADLHDDTPQDVKLKRLQRLQALINEQAAAIAQGMVGTRQRILVEGRSRRDDQELMGRTENNRIVNFAGTARLIGQMVEVVITHAYPNSLRARVADVDTTQ, from the coding sequence ATGCAAGAAACCACACTCTCGCGCCCCGGCATCAAGGCCGGCGGCAAGACCAAATCGATCCAGGGCGTCAAGCACGGCGAATCCGTCGTCTCGACCGCCTCCACGGCCACGGGCGGCGCGCCCAAAAAGGTATACATCCGCACCTTCGGCTGCCAGATGAACGAGTACGACTCGGACAAGATGCTCGACGTGCTGCGCGCCGAGCACGGACTGGAACCGACCCAGACGCCGGAAGAAGCCGACGTGATCCTGTTCAACACCTGTTCGGTGCGCGAGAAGGCGCAGGAAAAAGTCTTCTCCGACCTGGGCCGCGCCAACCAGCTCAAAAAGGTCAATCCCAACCTGGTCATCGGCGTGGGAGGCTGCGTGGCCAGCCAGGAAGGCCAGGCCATCGTCAAGCGCGCGCCCTACGTGGACGTGGTGTTTGGCCCGCAAACCCTGCACCGCCTGCCCGAACTCATCGACAAGCGCCGCGCCCTGGGCGCCTCGCAGGTGGACATCAGCTTCCCTGAGATCGAGAAGTTCGACAACATGCCGCCCGCGCGCATCGAGGGCTCGACGGCTTTCGTCTCCATCATGGAGGGCTGCAGCAAGTATTGCAGCTTCTGTGTGGTGCCCTATACCCGCGGCGAGGAAGTCTCGCGGCCCTTCGAGGACGTGCTGATGGAAGTGGCGGACCTGGCCGACCAGGGTGTGAAGGAAGTGACGCTGCTGGGCCAGAACGTCAACGCCTATCGCGGCAAGATGACCGAGGTTGGGACAAACGGCGGCGAGATCGCCGATTTCGCCACGCTGCTCGAATACGTGCACGAGATCCCCGGCATCGAGCGCATTCGTTATACGACCTCGCACCCCAAGGAAATGACCCAGCGCATGGTCCAGGCCTATGCCCGCCTGCCCAAGCTGGTGTCCTTCCTGCACCTGCCGGTGCAGGCCGGCAGCGACCGCGTGCTGGCTGCGATGAAACGCGGCTATACCGGACTGGAATTCAAGTCGGTGGTGCGCAAGCTGCGCGCCGCACGGCCCAATCTGACCTTGTCCTCCGATTTCATCGTGGGCTTTCCCGGTGAAACCGAGGAAGATTTCGAACAGACCCTCAAACTCATCGAAGACGTGGGCTTTGACACCGCCTTCTCCTTCGTCTATTCGCGCCGCCCCGGCACGCCCGCCGCCGACCTGCACGATGACACGCCGCAGGACGTCAAGCTCAAGCGCCTGCAGCGCCTGCAGGCGCTCATCAACGAACAGGCTGCCGCCATCGCGCAAGGCATGGTCGGCACACGCCAGCGCATCCTGGTCGAAGGCCGCTCGCGCCGCGACGACCAGGAACTCATGGGCCGCACCGAGAACAACCGCATCGTCAACTTCGCGGGCACCGCCCGGCTGATCGGCCAGATGGTCGAGGTCGTCATCACGCACGCGTATCCCAACTCGCTGCGCGCCCGTGTGGCCGACGTGGACACGACGCAATGA
- a CDS encoding GNAT family N-acetyltransferase produces MPSKSTSNGLAFRPADPRDCAHLVLFADMATRRLTSYLWGKMAAPGQSAFEVGRNVIRNDQTHFTHLRNWRVAEDGDKMVGAVNGYIIPQPSCFAVTADQALAPLNELKAMAAGTWYISAIAVYPEHQGNGHGKSLLAHAQRLAQAAGSKHLTLMVGSFNTQAHDLYRKTGFREWDRRAFTAFPGSDEPGQWILMVKDLA; encoded by the coding sequence ATGCCTTCGAAATCCACGTCCAACGGTCTGGCATTCCGGCCCGCAGACCCGCGCGATTGCGCCCATCTCGTTCTTTTCGCGGACATGGCCACACGCCGATTGACCTCGTACCTGTGGGGGAAAATGGCCGCGCCCGGTCAATCGGCGTTCGAGGTCGGACGCAACGTCATCCGCAACGACCAGACCCACTTCACCCATTTGCGCAATTGGCGCGTTGCCGAGGACGGCGACAAAATGGTCGGTGCCGTAAACGGCTATATCATTCCGCAACCATCCTGCTTTGCGGTAACGGCTGACCAAGCCCTTGCGCCATTGAATGAATTGAAGGCCATGGCCGCCGGAACCTGGTACATTTCGGCGATTGCCGTCTACCCAGAACATCAGGGCAATGGCCACGGGAAGTCATTGCTGGCGCACGCGCAGCGTCTCGCGCAGGCAGCGGGCAGCAAGCATCTGACACTCATGGTCGGCAGTTTCAACACGCAGGCCCATGATCTCTATCGGAAAACCGGATTCAGGGAATGGGACAGGCGGGCCTTCACCGCATTTCCCGGTTCGGATGAACCCGGGCAATGGATCCTGATGGTCAAGGATTTGGCATAG
- a CDS encoding TIR domain-containing protein, with protein MQTTSAAPKVFVSHASEDKQRFVIPFATALLERGIDAWVDRWEMLPGDSLVDKIFEEGLKDASAVLIILSNASVAKPWVREELNAAVVKRIEKGTKIIPIVLDGCEVPQALRSLVWESVKDVSDFSGCLSRVVDAVFGHTTKPPIGATPSYVKSAALPDIGGLTTADRFVLKVLFDTFLTQGREYVSPSAILAAAAEYELDEPLVSDSLEVLAHQGYIELLRHLGPGPYHARIEHHGVSMVLGSAEQDLVAQVSLRIVNNGLTQAAEIAAATGQPHSLVDHAIYFLEIYGHVKAVRTLDGSTFIHHVSPTLRRVLAA; from the coding sequence ATGCAAACCACTTCTGCCGCACCTAAAGTCTTTGTCAGCCACGCTAGCGAAGACAAACAGCGCTTCGTTATTCCCTTCGCTACTGCGCTTCTGGAGCGAGGGATAGACGCATGGGTGGACAGATGGGAGATGCTTCCTGGCGATAGTCTGGTCGATAAAATCTTTGAAGAGGGACTGAAAGATGCTTCGGCAGTTCTGATCATTCTCTCTAATGCCAGCGTGGCGAAGCCCTGGGTCCGAGAGGAACTCAATGCCGCCGTCGTTAAGCGTATCGAGAAAGGGACCAAGATCATCCCTATCGTCTTGGACGGCTGCGAAGTCCCGCAAGCCCTCCGATCGCTTGTATGGGAGTCCGTGAAGGACGTGAGCGACTTCAGCGGCTGTCTCAGTAGAGTTGTAGATGCGGTTTTTGGACACACCACAAAGCCTCCCATCGGTGCGACCCCGAGCTACGTCAAAAGCGCTGCGCTGCCCGATATTGGAGGTCTTACTACTGCCGACCGCTTTGTGCTGAAGGTGCTGTTCGACACATTTCTAACTCAAGGAAGGGAATACGTTTCGCCGTCAGCGATTTTGGCCGCCGCAGCCGAATACGAACTGGACGAGCCTCTGGTGTCAGACAGTTTGGAAGTCCTCGCGCATCAAGGCTATATCGAGTTGCTGAGGCACTTAGGGCCAGGGCCGTACCACGCCCGCATTGAGCACCATGGCGTGTCTATGGTGCTCGGGAGTGCAGAGCAAGACCTAGTGGCTCAGGTGAGTCTACGCATTGTGAACAACGGCCTTACTCAAGCAGCCGAAATCGCAGCAGCAACCGGCCAACCCCATTCATTGGTGGACCATGCAATTTATTTCCTGGAGATTTATGGGCACGTAAAGGCCGTAAGAACGCTGGACGGTTCCACCTTCATCCATCACGTAAGTCCGACCCTCAGGCGGGTGCTAGCAGCCTAA
- a CDS encoding RNA polymerase sigma factor, producing MPSAEGVEQILAHIPALRRYARLLAGDAAGADDLVQDTLERACVKWSLWKPGSALRAWLMTLMHNLYLNRVRSQGRDDNHDILDEASSPYYEPLALAPDLMDLERALARLSPTLRTVLLLVSVEEYTYAEAAQILQIPIGTVMSRLHRAREALRLSLSGAADAATPPSLHLVKR from the coding sequence ATGCCGTCCGCCGAGGGCGTGGAGCAGATTCTCGCCCACATCCCGGCGCTGCGCCGCTATGCCCGCCTGCTGGCGGGCGACGCGGCCGGCGCCGACGACCTCGTGCAGGACACGCTGGAGCGCGCCTGCGTCAAATGGTCGCTTTGGAAGCCGGGTAGTGCGCTGCGCGCCTGGCTGATGACCCTGATGCACAACCTCTACCTGAACCGCGTGCGCAGCCAGGGCCGCGACGACAATCACGATATCCTGGACGAAGCCTCGTCGCCGTACTACGAGCCGCTGGCCCTGGCTCCCGACCTGATGGACCTGGAGCGCGCGCTGGCGCGGCTCTCGCCCACGCTGCGCACCGTGCTGCTTCTGGTGAGCGTGGAGGAGTACACCTACGCCGAAGCCGCGCAGATCCTGCAGATCCCCATCGGCACGGTGATGTCCCGGCTGCACCGGGCCCGCGAGGCGCTGCGATTATCCCTGAGCGGCGCGGCCGATGCCGCCACGCCGCCCTCCCTGCATCTTGTGAAACGATGA
- the dsbG gene encoding thiol:disulfide interchange protein DsbG — protein sequence MNSRLRRGSSLIALTAGLLAAALNLARALPAHADGLPPILNTLKSQGVSVIAPLPAPPNMSGWAARVGGRPVALYVTQDGKYVVAGTLLDQDGRDLTHHALLTATDGAISPTFWQALDHANWIADGKAQAPRIVYVFTDPNCPYCSKFWADARPWVQAGKVQLRHVIVGILTPSSPGKAATILNAADPAQALRDYEARQTAHVDQEMAQGHPRALEDPGLKPLDPIPAPIKAKLNANLVLMQALSMQATPGFVWRDAKGLVHARTGMPASLMQDVMGPKPDSADAAATKD from the coding sequence ATGAACTCGAGACTGCGCCGCGGCTCAAGCCTCATTGCATTGACTGCAGGGCTGCTTGCCGCCGCGCTGAACCTGGCGCGCGCCCTGCCGGCTCACGCCGACGGCCTGCCTCCCATCTTAAATACCCTCAAATCGCAGGGCGTATCCGTGATTGCCCCCCTGCCTGCGCCGCCCAATATGTCGGGCTGGGCAGCCCGGGTGGGTGGCCGCCCAGTGGCGCTGTACGTCACGCAGGACGGCAAATACGTCGTCGCTGGCACGCTTTTGGACCAGGACGGCCGCGACCTGACCCACCATGCCCTGTTGACCGCGACCGACGGCGCAATCTCGCCTACGTTCTGGCAAGCGCTGGACCACGCCAACTGGATCGCCGATGGCAAGGCACAGGCACCGCGCATCGTCTATGTGTTCACCGACCCCAACTGCCCGTATTGCTCCAAGTTCTGGGCTGACGCCCGGCCTTGGGTCCAGGCGGGCAAAGTCCAGCTTCGACACGTCATCGTCGGCATCCTGACCCCTTCCAGCCCTGGCAAGGCGGCCACCATACTGAACGCCGCCGATCCAGCCCAGGCCCTGCGCGACTACGAAGCACGTCAGACCGCGCATGTCGACCAGGAAATGGCGCAAGGCCATCCGCGCGCGCTCGAAGACCCCGGGCTAAAGCCGCTCGACCCCATTCCCGCCCCCATCAAAGCCAAGCTCAATGCCAACCTCGTGCTGATGCAGGCGTTGTCGATGCAAGCCACGCCGGGGTTCGTGTGGCGTGACGCCAAGGGACTCGTGCACGCACGCACCGGCATGCCTGCGAGCCTGATGCAGGACGTCATGGGCCCGAAACCGGACTCGGCGGACGCGGCGGCGACAAAAGACTAG
- the lnt gene encoding apolipoprotein N-acyltransferase, with protein sequence MNTASRRGIGLSLLLTLAAAAQALTFAPGPLPDGALALVQVLTLAVLARATLRSAGPRQALLRGWWYATVYFSIGLYWLYVSMHDYGDLSAPLAAGGVLILSAFLALFPGAACALARRLLADPTQAPWRAMLIWAAAWTLFEWLRATVLTGFPWLNIGYAQVDSPIAGWAPILGVHGMAFVAAAAAAALAGLWPSRGSGRPTRGALIALALALVLALLGWPLRHIAWSQPVGRPLNARLVQGNVPQSDKFNPALIRQGLQRHFELAGLPPAHGEPAPDVIILPETVLPVFQDQLPPQVWNGWRDVAARQHAAIIMGVPLHTIEASGRARYTNSAIGLNADTPLDALLRGRTEQRYDKRHLVPWGEYVPPGFHWFIRMLNIPLGDFDRGAERQKPFAIAGQELALNICYEDLFGPALLPALQPMDGEPGATVLVNISNLGWFGDTWALRQHLQIGRVRTLETARPMITATNTGITAAIDAHGRVVSRLAPHTIGVLAVTVQGMRGLTPYARLGDLPIVLIVAAILLAAAACAWRRQRSAP encoded by the coding sequence ATGAACACCGCGTCGCGCCGGGGCATCGGCCTGAGTCTGCTGCTGACGCTTGCGGCTGCGGCGCAGGCGCTGACCTTCGCCCCCGGGCCCTTGCCCGACGGCGCGCTGGCCCTGGTACAGGTGCTGACGTTGGCCGTGCTCGCCCGAGCCACTCTGCGCAGCGCCGGCCCGCGCCAGGCCCTGCTGCGCGGCTGGTGGTACGCCACCGTTTACTTCAGCATCGGCTTGTACTGGCTGTACGTCAGCATGCACGACTACGGCGACCTGTCCGCGCCGCTGGCTGCCGGCGGCGTGCTGATACTGTCGGCCTTTCTCGCGCTCTTTCCCGGAGCAGCTTGCGCGCTGGCGCGCAGGCTGCTCGCCGACCCGACACAGGCGCCTTGGCGCGCCATGCTGATCTGGGCCGCCGCCTGGACCCTCTTCGAATGGCTGCGGGCCACTGTGCTCACTGGCTTTCCGTGGCTGAATATCGGCTATGCCCAGGTCGACAGCCCCATTGCGGGCTGGGCGCCGATACTGGGCGTGCACGGCATGGCCTTCGTCGCCGCCGCCGCGGCGGCGGCCCTGGCCGGACTCTGGCCCTCCCGCGGGTCGGGCCGGCCCACGCGCGGCGCCCTCATCGCCCTGGCCCTGGCCTTGGTCCTGGCGCTGCTGGGCTGGCCGCTGCGCCACATTGCCTGGTCGCAGCCGGTAGGCCGCCCCCTGAATGCGCGGCTGGTCCAGGGCAACGTCCCCCAGTCGGACAAATTCAATCCCGCCCTGATACGGCAGGGGCTGCAGCGGCATTTCGAGCTGGCCGGACTGCCGCCCGCCCACGGCGAACCCGCGCCGGATGTGATCATCCTGCCCGAAACCGTGCTGCCGGTCTTCCAGGACCAGCTCCCGCCGCAAGTCTGGAACGGCTGGCGGGACGTGGCGGCGCGCCAGCATGCCGCCATCATCATGGGCGTGCCGCTGCACACCATCGAAGCCTCGGGCCGCGCGCGCTACACCAACAGCGCCATCGGCCTGAACGCCGATACGCCGCTCGATGCCCTGCTGCGTGGCCGCACCGAGCAGCGCTACGACAAGCGCCACCTGGTGCCCTGGGGCGAATACGTGCCGCCGGGCTTTCACTGGTTCATCCGGATGCTGAATATTCCGCTGGGCGATTTCGACCGCGGAGCGGAGCGCCAGAAGCCCTTTGCGATCGCCGGCCAGGAACTGGCCTTGAACATCTGCTACGAAGACCTGTTCGGCCCCGCGCTGCTGCCCGCCCTGCAGCCCATGGACGGCGAGCCGGGCGCCACCGTGCTCGTGAACATCAGCAACTTGGGCTGGTTCGGCGATACCTGGGCCCTGCGCCAGCACTTGCAGATAGGCCGCGTGCGCACGCTAGAGACGGCGCGGCCCATGATCACCGCCACCAACACCGGCATCACCGCGGCCATCGACGCGCACGGCCGCGTGGTTTCGAGGCTGGCGCCGCACACGATCGGCGTGCTGGCCGTCACCGTGCAGGGCATGCGAGGCCTGACACCCTACGCACGGCTCGGCGACCTGCCGATCGTACTTATCGTCGCCGCGATTCTGCTCGCCGCCGCGGCATGCGCGTGGCGGCGGCAACGCTCAGCCCCTTGA
- a CDS encoding nucleotidyltransferase family protein has translation MRRILAANASFMAILRALRAAALPQGCVGAGAVRSLVWDALHGRSQWTMRGDVDVAYFDGTDLSVASQSAYLARLRRIEPDAPWEVVNQAGVHLWYERHFGFAVAPLSSVEEAIATWPEYASCVAVRLEANGWLDIVAPWGLDDLFSMTVRHNPTRARLDQYHRRIHAKRYAEQWPNVTVVV, from the coding sequence TTGCGCCGCATCCTGGCGGCCAACGCGTCTTTCATGGCGATTCTGCGTGCCTTGCGCGCAGCCGCCTTGCCGCAGGGTTGCGTGGGTGCCGGAGCGGTGCGCTCCCTGGTTTGGGATGCGCTGCATGGCCGTTCACAATGGACGATGCGTGGTGATGTCGACGTTGCCTATTTCGACGGAACCGATCTCTCCGTCGCTTCCCAGTCCGCGTACCTTGCCAGGCTGCGGCGGATCGAACCCGATGCGCCTTGGGAGGTCGTCAATCAGGCGGGCGTGCATCTTTGGTACGAACGCCATTTCGGTTTCGCCGTTGCGCCTTTGTCGAGCGTCGAGGAGGCAATCGCCACCTGGCCGGAATATGCAAGCTGCGTGGCTGTCCGGCTTGAGGCCAACGGCTGGCTCGACATCGTGGCGCCCTGGGGGCTGGACGATCTGTTTTCAATGACCGTTCGCCATAATCCGACGCGCGCCCGTCTTGATCAATACCACCGTCGGATACACGCCAAGCGGTATGCCGAGCAGTGGCCCAACGTGACCGTTGTGGTCTAG